In Miscanthus floridulus cultivar M001 chromosome 19, ASM1932011v1, whole genome shotgun sequence, the DNA window GTAGCCGTAGCCACACAGGAATACGACAGTAGTGTAGTGTGTAGCTACCTGCAACTGTGTACGCCGCCCCTTGGATTCTCTACGTACACTACACAACCATGCTCGCATACCGTGCTAGTTGATTAACAGCTCAATTAGTGGAGTACGAACACTGTGACTCTGTGAGTCGTCTGCGATTATCTTATTAAGAACCTGTAGCGCGAGCATCGATCGCCTCCTATATAAACTATCTCTTCAACTTCTGGTCTCACACTTAATTTGTTTTTGAGAGTTAGCGTCGTCAGCTACCAGCAGATCTTTGTAGAAAACCAAAGGAACAGAAGAGCTAAGCTAAGCTGCAGCTGTCAGCGTCTGCGTCGTCGCCGCCGCGATGATCACCGGGCGGGACATCTACGACGTACTGGCGGCGATCGTGCCGCTGTACGTGGCCATGTTCCTGGCGTACGGGTCGGTGCGGTGGTGGGGCATCTTCACCCCGGACCAGTGCTCGGGCATCAACCGCTTCGTGGCCGTCTTCGCCGTGCCGCTGCTCTCCTTCCACTTCATCTCCAGCTGCGACCCCTACGCGATGCAGTACCGGTTCCTGGCGGCCGACTCGCTCCAGAAGCTCGTCATCCTGGCGGCGCTGGCCGTGTGGCACAACGTGCTCTCCCGCTACCGCcgtggcgcggcggcggcgtcgctgGACTGGACCATCACGCTCTTCTCGCTGTCCACGCTGCCCAACACGCTGGTGATGGGAATCCCGCTGCTCCGTGCCATGTACGGCGACTTCTCGGGCAACCTCATGGTGCAGATCGTGGTGCTGCAGAGCGTCATCTGGTACACGCTCATGCTCTTCCTCTTCGAGTACCGCGGCGCCAAGGCGCTCATCTCCGAGCAGTTCCCGCCCGACGTCGGCGCCAGCATCGCCTCCTTCAGGGTCGACTCCGACGTCGTCTCGCTCAACGGCCGCGAGGCGCTGCAGGCGGACGCCGAGGTCGGCAGCGACGGCCGCGTCCACGTCGTCATCCGACGCTCGGCCTCCGCGTCCaccacgggcggcggcggcggcggctacgggGCCGCGCGCTCCGGCGTCGGGTACGGCCGCCCCTACGGCCCGTCCTCGGCCATGACCCCGCGCGCCTCCAACCTCACGGGCGTCGAGATCTACTCGCTGCAGACGTCGCGGGAGCCCACGCCCCGCGGCTCCAGCTTCAACCAGTCCGACTTCTACGCCATGTTCAACGGCAGCAAGATGGCCAGCCCGCTCGCGCAGCCCGGCGCCGCCGGCGCACGCGCGCCGGGGCTCGACGAGCAGGTGGCCAACAAGTTCGCGACTGGGAAGGGCGGCGGTGACGCGATGGCGTACCCCGCGCCCAACCCCGGCATGATGCCACCGCCACGGTACGTCAGTGCACTGTCCCCAAGTTTTTTTGTTCGCTAGTGCTTCCTTGCAATTCGTCTTATGTATGTATGTGATCTTCTAATAATGGTAAACCTGACATTTTCATTTGGCAACGATGATATTATTAGGAAGAAGGAGCTCGGGGGCTCCAACTCCAACTCCAACAAGGAGCTGCACATGTTCGTGTGGAGCTCCAGCGCGTCGCCCGTGTCGGAGGCCAACCTCCGCAACGCCGTCAACCACGCCGCCTCCACCGACTTCGCTGCCGCGCCACCGCCACTGATGCCGGTCGACGGCGCCACCCCAAAAGGTGACACACCATACCATACCAACA includes these proteins:
- the LOC136528088 gene encoding auxin efflux carrier component 2-like, coding for MITGRDIYDVLAAIVPLYVAMFLAYGSVRWWGIFTPDQCSGINRFVAVFAVPLLSFHFISSCDPYAMQYRFLAADSLQKLVILAALAVWHNVLSRYRRGAAAASLDWTITLFSLSTLPNTLVMGIPLLRAMYGDFSGNLMVQIVVLQSVIWYTLMLFLFEYRGAKALISEQFPPDVGASIASFRVDSDVVSLNGREALQADAEVGSDGRVHVVIRRSASASTTGGGGGGYGAARSGVGYGRPYGPSSAMTPRASNLTGVEIYSLQTSREPTPRGSSFNQSDFYAMFNGSKMASPLAQPGAAGARAPGLDEQVANKFATGKGGGDAMAYPAPNPGMMPPPRKKELGGSNSNSNKELHMFVWSSSASPVSEANLRNAVNHAASTDFAAAPPPLMPVDGATPKGVSGTVTPAKKPDPAANGGDLEIEDGLKSPATGLAAKFPVSGSPYVAPRKKGADAPGLEEAAHPMPPASVMTRLILIMVWRKLIRNPNTYSSLIGLVWSLVSFRFNIQMPSIIKGSISILSDAGLGMAMFSLGLFMALQPKIISCGKRVATFAMAVRFLTGPAVIAATSIAIGLRGVLLHVAIVQAALPQGIVPFVFAKEYNCHPQILSTAVIFGMLIALPITILYYVLLGI